A window from Triticum aestivum cultivar Chinese Spring chromosome 6D, IWGSC CS RefSeq v2.1, whole genome shotgun sequence encodes these proteins:
- the LOC123143922 gene encoding 2-methylene-furan-3-one reductase: protein MQAFLAYSILTNPCSRSFFPRPATRPQFLLSSVPAARTSAAATARRCGGPGRSVVTAASSSPAVVTAATDVPGTMKAWAYEEYGDASVLKLDEAVSVPAVGEDQVLVRVAAAALNPVDSKRRMGKFKATDSPLPTVPGYDMAGVVVKVGSQVKNLKEGDEVYGHISEKVLEGPKQFGSLAEYTAVEEKLVALKPKSIDFAQAAGLPLAIETAHEGLERAGFSAGKSILVLGGAGGVGTLVIQLAKQVYGASKVAATASTPKLELLKSLGADVAIDYTKENFEDMPEKYDVVFDAVGQGEKAVKVVKEGGSVVVLTGAVAPPGFRFVVTSDGSVLAKLNPYLESGKVKPVVDPKGPFPFSQVVEAFSYLETGRATGKVVISPVP, encoded by the exons ATGCAAGCATTCCTCGCCTATTCGATCCTTACGAATCCATGCTCGAGATCCTTCTTCCCGCGTCCAGCAACGCGACCGCAGTTCCTCCTGTCCTCGGTTCCGGCAGCGAGGACTAGTGCTGCTGCCACCGCAAGAAGATGCGGTGGGCCGGGCCGGAGCGTGGTGACCGCGGCGTCATCGTCCCCGGCAGTGGTCACCGCGGCGACGGACGTTCCGGGGACGATGAAGGCTTGGGCGTACGAAGAGTACGGGGACGCCAGCGTGCTCAAGCTCGACGAGGCCGTGTCGGtgccggcggtgggcgaggaccaGGTGCTGGTCCGGGTGGCTGCCGCGGCGCTCAACCCCGTCGATTCCAAGCGGCGTATGGGCAAGTTCAAGGCCACCGACTCCCCACTCCCG ACTGTGCCAGGGTACGACATGGCCGGAGTGGTCGTCAAGGTCGGCAGCCAGGTGAAGAACCTCAAGGAAGGCGACGAGGTGTACGGCCACATCAGCGAGAAGGTCCTCGAGGGACCCAAGCAGTTCGGCTCGCTGGCAGAGTACACCGCCGTGGAGGAGAAGCTGGTGGCGCTCAAGCCCAAGAGCATCGACTTCGCGCAGGCCGCCGGTCTGCCGCTCGCCATCGAGACCGCCCATGAGGGCCTCGAGAGAGCAGGCTTCTCCGCCGGCAAGTCCATCCTTGTCCtcggcggcgccggcggagtcgGGACCCTTGTCATCCAG CTGGCAAAGCAAGTTTACGGCGCATCGAAAGTGGCGGCCACAGCCAGCACCCCAAAGCTGGAGCTCCTGAAAAGCCTGGGAGCCGACGTCGCCATTGATTACACCAAGGAGAACTTCGAGGACATGCCGGAGAAGTACGACGTCGTGTTCGACGCAGTCG GCCAGGGCGAGAAGGCGGTCAAGGTGGTGAAGGAAGGCGGCAGCGTGGTGGTCCTCACAGGCGCGGTCGCGCCTCCGGGGTTCCGGTTCGTGGTCACCTCCGACGGGTCCGTCCTGGCGAAGCTCAACCCTTACCTCGAGTCCGGGAAGGTGAAGCCGGTGGTCGACCCCAAGGGGCCCTTCCCCTTCTCCCAGGTCGTGGAGGCGTTTTCTTACCTTGAGACCGGGCGAGCCACCGGCAAAGTAGTCATTTCGCCTGTTCCATGA
- the LOC123141264 gene encoding protein SUPPRESSOR OF K(+) TRANSPORT GROWTH DEFECT 1, which produces MYGAMKDQAVALVRRAVQEDDAGDYAAALQHYVQALDYFAAHLKYEHNPRVRDAIAARLPGYVARAEEIRALLDGSPAPCGPGGDGVAAAATRKKDPRGGGGEDDERASERAKLRAGLHSAIVSEKPNVRWSDVAGLDGAKQALQEAVVLPVRFPQFFTGKRRPWRAFLLYGPPGTGKSYLAKAVATEADSTFFSISSSDLLSKWMGESEKLVANLFEMARENAPSIIFIDEIDSLCGQRGEGNESESSRRVKTELLVQMQGVGHNDDKVLVLAATNTPYALDQAVRRRFDKRIYIPLPDLKARQRMLKVHLGDTPHSLTKSDFESVAHRTDGFSGSDIAVCLKDVLFEPIRKTQDAMFFFRSEDGGGTWTPCGPKQPGAVQTTMEELAAEGMADQITPPPISRTDFDKVLARQRPTVSKAELGVYTRFTREFGEEG; this is translated from the exons ATGTACGGCGCCATGAAGGACCAGGCGGTCGCGCTGGTCCGGCGGGCGGTGCAGGAGGACGACGCCGGCGACTACGCGGCCGCGCTCCAGCACTACGTGCAGGCGCTCGACTACTTCGCGGCGCACCTCAAGTACGAGCACAACCCCAGGGTCCGCGACGCCATCGCCGCCAGGCTCCCGGGGTACGTCGCCCGCGCCGAGGAGATCCGCGCGCTCCTCGACGGCAGTCCCGCCCCCTGCGGGCCCGGCGGcgacggcgtggcggcggcggcgaccaggaaGAAGGACCcccgcggcggcgggggcgaggaCGACGAGCGCGCCTCGGAGCGGGCCAAGCTCCGTGCGGGGCTCCACTCGGCGATCGTCTCCGAGAAGCCCAACGTGAGGTGGAGCGACGTCGCCGGGCTCGACGGCGCCAAGCAGGCGCTGCAGGAGGCCGTCGTGCTCCCCGTCAGGTTCCCGCAGTTCTTCACCG GCAAGCGGAGGCCGTGGAGGGCGTTCCTCCTGTACGGGCCGCCGGGGACGGGGAAGTCCTACTTGGCCAAAGCCGTCGCCACGGAGGCCGACTCCACCTTCTTCAG TATATCTTCGTCGGATCTTCTTTCAAAGTGGATGGGAGAAAGCGAAAAGCTGGTCGCAAACCTGTTCGAAATGGCTCGTGAAAATGCCCCCTCCATCATCTTCATTGATGAAATTGATTCTTTGTGTGGGCAACGTGGGGAAGGTAATGAAAGCGAGTCTTCTAGGAGGGTTAAGACGGAGCTGCTCGTCCAAATGCAG GGTGTTGGCCATAACGATGACAAGGTCCTTGTTCTTGCTGCTACAAACACTCCATATGCTCTGGATCAG GCCGTGAGGCGACGTTTCGACAAACGCATCTACATTCCACTGCCTGACCTTAAAGCTAGACAACGCATGCTCAAG GTCCATCTCGGCGACACCCCACACAGCCTGACCAAGAGCGATTTCGAGAGCGTGGCTCACCGGACAGATGGCTTCTCCGGCTCGGATATCGCCGTCTGC TTGAAGGACGTGCTGTTTGAGCCCATACGCAAGACGCAGGACGCCATGTTCTTCTTCAGGTCAGAGGACGGCGGCGGCACGTGGACGCCGTGCGGGCCAAAGCAACcgggggccgtgcagaccaccatGGAGGAGCTCGCGGCGGAAGGCATGGCTGACCAG ATTACCCCACCTCCGATCTCCAGGACAGACTTCGACAAGGTCCTTGCGAGGCAGAGACCGACGGTGAGCAAGGCGGAGCTGGGAGTGTACACGAGGTTCACCAGAGAGTTTGGGGAGGAGGGCTGA